The sequence ACTCCTCCTTGACGTACGTGGTGTTGACGTTGCCCTGCACGGTGGAGATGGACTCCACGCCGCCGGCCACCATCACCCCGGCGCCGTCCACGAGGATGTGCTGCGCCGCCATGGCGATGGCCTGGAGCCCCGAGGAGCAGAAGCGGTTGACGGTGACTCCGCCGACGCTCACCGGCAGGCCGGCGCGGATGGCGGCCATGCGCGCCACGTCATTGCCGGTAGAGCCTTCCGGCAGGGCACAGCCGAAGATGACGTCCTCCACCTCGGCCGGGTCCACGCCGGCACGCTGCACGGCGTGCTGGATGACGTGGCCGGACAGCGTGGCGCCATGGGTCATGTTGAAGCCGCCACGCCAGGACTTGGCCAGCGCGGTGCGGGCGGTCGATACGATTGCGACGTCTTTCATGGTTTTTCCTCCCGCGAAGGTCAGTTGAAGGTTTTTCCCTCGGCCGCGAGCCGGGCGAGCAGGGACGCGGGCTGCCAGAACGCGCGGTGGCCGCGAGGATTGGCCGCGAAGCCCTCCATCGCCCGCACCACGTTCATGAGCCCCACGGAGTCGGCGTAGAGCATCGGGCCGCCGCGGTTGATGGGAAAGCCGTAGCCCGACAGGTAGACGAGGTCGATGTCCGACGCGCGCTGGGCAATGCCCTCCTCCAGGATGCGCGCGCCCTCGTTCACCAGCGCGAAGACGCAGCGCTGGACGATTTCCTCGTTGCTCAGCGTGCGCGGCGTGACGCCCAATTCCTTGCGGCACGCGTCGATGACGCCGTCCACCACCGCGTCGTGCAGCGCGTCCCGGCGGCCGGGCTCGTAGCGGTAGAAGCCGGCGCCCGTCTTCTGGCCGAAGCGGCCCATTTCACACAGCCGGTCGGCGATGAGCACGCGGCGCATGTCCGGGCGCTCCGCGTACTGGCGCTTGCGGATGGCCCAGCCGATGTCGCCGCCCGCCAGGTCCGCCATCTTCAGCGGCCCCATGGCGAAGCCGAAGGCCTCAATCGCGCTGTCCACCTGCTGAGGCGAGGCGCCCTCCTCCAGCATCAGCAGCGCCTCGCGCTGGTACATGGCAATCATCCGGTTGCCGATGAAGCCATCGCAGACGCCCGACACCACCGCCGTCTTCTTGATGCTCTTGGCGAGCTGCATGACGGTGGCGAGCACGTCGCTGCCCGTCTTCTCGCCACGGATGACCTCGAGCAGCTTCATCACGTTGGCGGGGCTGAAGAAGTGCGCGCCCACCACGTCCTGCGGCCGCCGCGTGAAGCCGGCGATGCGGTTCAAATCCAGCGTGGAGGTGTTGCTCGCGAGGATTGCGCCCGGCTTGCAGACCTCGTCCAGCTTGCGGAACACCGCCTCCTTGACGGACATCTCCTCGAAGACGGCCTCGATGACGAGGTCCACCTGGCGGAAGTCGTCATAGGACAGCGTGGGCTTGAGCAGCGCGAATCGCTGCTCGGCCTTGTCGGCCTTGAGCTTCCCCTTGGCGACCTGGCCCTCGTAAATCTTGCGGATGGAGCCGAGGCCCCTGTCCAACGCCTCCTGCTTCATCTCCAGCAGCACCACGGGGATGCCGGCGTTGAGGAAGTTGATGGCGATGCCGCTGCCCATGGTGCCGGCGCCGATGATGCCCACCGACTGGATGGCGCGGACCGGCGTGTCCTCCCCCACCCCGGCCACCTTCGAGGCGGCACGCTCGGCGAAGAAGGCGTGGCGCAGGGCGCGCGACTCGGAGGTCTGGATGAGGTGGACGAAGGCTTCGCGCTCCACCTGGAGCCCCTCCTCGAAGGGCTTCGTGACGGCGGCCTCCACCGCGTCCACGCACTTGAGCGGCGCGGGGTAGCCCTTGGACGCCGCGCCCACGGCCGTGCGCGCGTAGAGGAAGAAGGCCTCCGGCTTCGGGTGCGTCACCGTGAGGTCTCGCACGCGCTTGAGCGGCCGGCCCTCGTCCACGACGACCTTCGCGAAGGCGAGCGCGCCCTGGAGCAAATCCCCCTCCACGAAGACGTCGAACAGCGGCGTGCCCTTGAATTGCTCCGAGGGCACGGTGGCGCCGGACACAATCATGTTGAGGGCCGCCTCCACGCCGATGAGGCGCGGCAGCCGCTGCGTGCCGCCCGCGCCGGGCAGCAGGCCCAGCTTCACCTCGGGCAGCGCAATCTGCGCGCCCGGCTGCGCCACGCGGTAGTGACAGCCGAGCGCGAGCTCCAGACCGCCGCCCATGCACGCGCCGCCGATGGCCGCGATGACGGGCTTGGAGGACGACTCCACGTAGTGGATGACGGTGCCGAGGTTGGGCTCGGCGAGCGCCTTGGGCGTGTTGAACTCGCGGATGTCCGCGCCGCCCGAGAAAGCCCGCTCCGAGCCGATGAGGACGACGGCCTTCACCGCCGCGTCCGCCTCCGCCTGCCGCAGGCCGTCCACGATGCCGGTCCGCACCGCGTGCCCAAGGCCGTTCACCGGTGGGTTGTCCAGCCGGATGACGGCCACATTGCCGTGCTGCGCGTAGTGGGTGCTGCTCATGTCAGCTCCTCTCTCGCAGCCGCGCGCCGCGAGCCGGGTGAGTCACTTCTCCAAAGTGACTCGCGTTGAGTTTTCCTGTCAAGTCGGCTATCAAAGATTCATGAAGTCATCTCGACCCAGGGCGGCGGGAAGGAAGCGTCACGCCTCGCCGGTGGCGACCCGGCTGGCGAGGGAGCTGGCGGGAGAAGAGGCACCGAAGACGAAGGCCACTCCGCTGGATGCCTTCAAGCTGGCGAAGAAGAAGTGGCTGGCCGGGGAGCGCATCGACATCGGGGCGCTGGCGAAGGAACTGGGCGTGGGCCGGGCCACGCTGTTCCGCTGGGTGGGCAGCCGCGAGCTGCTCATCGGCGAAATCATCTGGTCCATCCAGATGCCCTTCATGGAGCAGGCCCGGGCCGAGGTACGGGCCCGGGGCGCGAAGGGCGCGGCCTACGTGGCGGGCGTCAGCGAGCGGCTGATGGAGGAGATTCGCTCCTTCGCCCCGCTGCGCCGCTTCATCGAGAACGACGCCGAGTTCGCCCTCCGCGTGCTCACCTCGAAGAGCAGCACGGTGCAGAGCCGCAACGTGGAATTGGTGCGCCAGAATCTGGTGGACCAGGTGGAGCGCGGCCACCTCACCCCGCCGCTGCCCATCGACACGCTCGCCTACGTCATCGTCCGCATCGGCGAGGCCTTCGTGTACGCGGATGTCATCAGCGGCCGTGAGCCCGCCATCGACCAGGCCGCCGCCGCCATCCTCGTGCTGCTCGGCGGCAAGCCGAGGTAACGCGGCGCGACAGCCCCATGGCGTTCAGGTGGAACGCGCCGCGTTCTCACCGGACGCGGGAGCGCACCGCGCTCCCGCCGGACGCGCCTCGCCTCCCACCAGCCGGGCGCCTCACACCGGAGGGAGGCCCCCTTCCGCTGGTGGCATGTGCGTTGCTGAAATGCCCGCGCATGAGCTCCGAATCCACGCTTCCCGTCTCGAAGCCCCACGGTCCGCTCGGACCCATCGCGGTGTCATTGTCCGGCGGTGGCTACCGCGCGGCGGCGTTCCACCTGGGCACGCTGCGCTTCCTGCACGAAGTCGAGCTGCTGCCCGACGTGGTGGGCCTGTCCACCGTGTCCGGCGGCACGCTCACCGGGCTGGCGTGGGTGGTGAGCCAGATTGACGGCAAGCCGTTCCCCGTCTTCCACGACGCCTGGTCGGCATATCTGAAGCGGACGAATGTGATTGGCGAGGCGCTGGACGTCCTCACCTCGGACCGCGAGCCCATGAGCCACAACTGGGCCAGCCTCATCCGCTCCGCCGCGGATGTGTATGCGCACCCCGACCTCTTCGGGGACCGGCGCTTCTCCGAGGTGCTGGGCGCGAACGGGCTGCAGCTCCAGGAGGCCATCTTCAACACCACCGAGTTCCACACCGCCCTCGACTTCCGCTTCCGCCGCAGCAACAACCCGGCCGCGCTGCTGGGCAACGTCAACTACAAGCTGCCGCGCCCGGTGGCGCAGCACGTGCGGCTGGCGGACATCGCGGCCGCGTCGTCCTGCTTCCCGGGAGGCTTCGAGCCGCTCGTCTTCCCGCAGCAGTTCCACTGGCCGAGGGACTACCCGCTCAGCGCCGCGCTCGGCGAGCTGGGGCCGGGCTTCAACGGCGGGCTGCCGCTGATGGACGGCGGCATCTACGACAACCAGGGCGTGGACAGTCTGGTGCTGGCCTTCGGGGAGTCGCAGAACCCGCCCACGCTGCTCATCTCGGACGTGAGCACGCAGGACGACGAGATGTACAACGTCCCGGAGAACCCGACGAGGCGCGGCTGGCTGACGCTGAACGGCGCGTCGTGGCTGGGCTGGGCGCTGTTCCTCCTGACGCTGGTGTGCGCGGGCGTGTTGACGTGGTGCGGGTTCGAGGAGGTGCGCGCGGGCACCTTCGAGCCGAGCGACTTCTTCCTGTACCTGATTCCCGGCCTGCTGACGGCGTCGGTGGCGGCTTCGCTGGTCTGGGTCCACCGCCGCCTGCGCGACGTCAAGGCGCTGATTCAGAAGCAGCTGGACATGGACGCCTGGCCGTCGTTCCTGAAGCTGACGGTGGCGGAGCTCATCCAGATGGTGGTGCTGCGCGGCACCTCGCTGCTGGCGCTGACGTCCAGCGTGTTCATGAAGCGGGTGCGCGGGCTCGTCTACAACCGCGTGTACGAGACGCCGGCCTTCAAGGACCGGCGGATGTCCAACCTCATCTACTCGCTCACGGTGAACCGCCCCAAGCTGTTCTCCGAGCACCCGTGGCTGCAGCCCGGCCCGCACCTGGTGGCCCTGGCGCAGCAGGCGTGCCAGATGCCCACCACGCTCTGGTTCACGGACGAGGCCCAGTACAACAACCTGGAGTCCGCAGGTCAGGCCACCGTCTGCTTCACTTTGCTTCGCCACATCATCGACCACCGCAAGGGGCAGTACGAGTCGCCGGGGCAGCCGCTGTATGACCTCTTCCAGAAGCTGCGCCAGGCGTGGCAGGGCTTCAACCAGGAGAGCCGCCAGCCCGAGGCGCAGCGCACCGTGGTGGCGGCCTGAGCGGCCTGCGAAAACGGCCCGGGGCCTGGCCCACCCCGGGCCGCGGGAGGCCCTACTTCTTCATCAGGCGCTCGATGAGCGCCTGGCCGTTCGCCGCCACCTTGTTGGCGAACTTGTAGTCGAGGCCCTTGCCCGACTTGACGATGATGCTGAGGCTGGAGATGCCCAGGGCGACCGCCTGCTTCTTCACCATCGCGACGTTCGAGATGGGAATGGACTCCGGAGGGTTCTTCGACAGCCCCGTGCTCTCCACCAGCAGGAAGTCATCATGGACGGTGACGGTGAGCATGGAGCCGGCCACCTGCATCACATACGGCGTCGACACGTTCTCCGCCTCGTTGGAAAACGCATTCTTGAAGACGTCCATCAAACCCATACAGTTTCTCCCCTCTGGCACTGAGCCGTTCCTGCTCCGTGCATTTACCACGAGGGGCTCTGGCCGCTGCTGCAAATCCAGCAGGGCCCCGCCGGACTCGTCTCGAGTCCGGCGCACACGGCCGGCACCTACGTCACGTCACTGAGCCGCCACGAGCCGTCCAGGCTCGCGGCCTCCGGGCCGTAGATGCGGAAGTAGAGGAAGAAGCCGGTGCCCGGGGCCGTCTGAATCCACTGGTGCTCCTTGCCCAGCGGAGCATTGGGGCCGAAGTAGAGCCTCACGCTGCCGTCGGATTCCGGGGTGAACTTCGTCTGGAGCGAGCCGAGCACGGCCTTGTCCTGGGACGTCTGCACCTGCGAGCGCGTCCGGGAGTCGTAGGCCGTGACGGACCAGAACATCTGCGCGGGGACGGGCTGCGGCACCGTGAGCGCGTACGACTTGCCGCCATCGAAGTAGCTGCCGGTCCTGTCGCGCGAGGCGAGGAAGTACACGGAGCCGACGCCCACCTTCCTCCGGAACATGGCCGGTGAGGACACGATGGCCTGGACGAACCAGCGGTCCCGGGCCTGGAGGTCGAGATAGTCCTTCGTCTCGAAGTTGGCGTCGTCCGGAATCAGGCCAATCCACTCCCACTGGCGGTCCTCCCAGACGAGGCGGTCCGCGCGCTGGCTCGCGAAGCCCTCCACGCGCATCTGGTCCAGCGCCACGCGAGCCGCCGCCTCCAGAATGCTCCGCATCCGCTCATCCGGTGCGAACGGCTTCCCCTTCGCCACGCCCAGGGTCGCGAGCACGCCGTACATCGGGCGGAACTCCTCCAGGGTGGGCTCCTCGTTGATGACGGAATGGAGCCGCTTCCAATATTCGAGATTGTCCTCCCACCGCAGGGGAGTGGAGTCGAGGGCCCGTTTCGTGAAGTCGAAGTAGGGCAGCACGGCGGACGGGTTCGAGAGCGGATAGATTTTCACCCGGCGCAGCGCGCTCATCGCGCCGTCCACGTCGCCCTTCACGGGAAGCGCGCGCACGGCGACGAGCACCTTGTAGGTGGCCGACCGTGCCACGTGGTAGCCGGAGGGGACGTCTCCGGTGAAGACTGGTGGCAAGAGCAGGTATCTGCCGCCCTTGCCGGCGTCGGGGCCCGGGATGCCCATGTCCGCTATCCATCGCTGGTTGTGGTCATTGGCCACCGCGATGTACGGCCCGGCGGGCAGGTCGACCACCACGGGGCCCATGACCTTCAAATCCACCACCGCTGCGGCATACGGCGTGTCGGAGTTCGCGGTGAGGATGACGTGCCGGGGCCCGGCGGCGAGCGCGATGATGCCCTTGCCATCTCCGATGCCTGCCTCGCGGTTGCCGTTGCAGATGCCCTCCGCGGACACCGTCGGATAGAAGAACCGGTACGCCGCCACCGCGCGGTGGAAGTCTTGCTCGTCGTAGATGCTCTTCGCGGTGTCGGGCGTGGGGAAGTGGTTCTCGAACTCGAGGCGCGCATGAGTCGGAAGCTGCGGGTTCATGAGGCCGTCCTCTCCAGGGAGCCCCCGGCCGCTCGCCTCCATGTCTGGAGAAGCCCCGGGCGGCTCAGTGCAGCAGCAAGGTGGAGACGGCCGTGCTCGTCACGCAAGGCGGGGGACTGCGCCGTCAAGCGCCGGCATGCCTGACGGCCTCGACGGAGTCAGTCCTCAATCGAACGCGCCGCTGTCGGGCATCGAGCCGCAGGCTCCAGAGCGCGACGAGGATGGCGGACAGAGGCACCAGCGCGGCGACCCACGGCACCGCGCCCAGCCCCAGCCCCTGGTCGAGGACGGCGCCGCCGAGCCACGCCCCGAGCGCATTGCCGAGGTTGAACGCGCCGATGTTGATGCTCGCCGCGAGACTCTGCCCTGCTCCCTCGGCCTTCTCCAGCACCCAGAGTTGCAGTGGAGACACCGTTGCGAAACCGGCCGCACCGAGCAGGCCTACGAAGAGGACGGCCAACAACTTGTCGTGCACGGCGAACGTCATCAGGCCGAGCACGAGGGCCAGGACGAGCAGGCTCCCCAGGATGGTCGGCCCCAGCCGCCAGTCCGCGAGCCGGCCACCGATGAGATTGCCCGCCACCAACCCCACGCCGAACACGAGCAGGATGGGCGACACCGCCGCCTCGGAGAAGCCAGCCACCTGCGTCAGCAGCGGCGCGACATAGGTGAACACGGTGAAGACACCCGCGAAGCCGAGCACCGTGGTGAGCAGCCCCAGCAGCACCGGCCCGCGCAGCAGCGCGCGCACGTCCGCGCGCCAGTCCGAGGCGGCTGGAGGCTCCGAGTCGCGGGGAACGAAGGCGGCAATCACTGCCAGGGCCACCACGCCCACCACCGTCACCGCCCAGAACGAGGCGCGCCAGCCCATGGACTGGCCGAGCCACGTGCCGAAGGGCACGCCGAGGATGTTGGCAACGGTGAGACCGGTGAACATCACCGCGATGGCGGAAGCCTTCCGCTCGGGGGCCACGAGCCCCGTCGCCACCACCGAGCCCACGCCGAAGAACGTCCCGTGCGCGAAGGCCGTCAGCACGCGCGCCGCCATCAGCGTGGCGTACGTGGGAGCAAGGGCACACGCCGCGTTGCCGAGGATGAAGATGACCATCAGCCCCAGCAGCACCTGCTTGCGGGGCCAGCGCCCGGTCAGCGTGGTCATCAGCGGCGCGCCGGCGACGACGCCGAGCGCATAGCCGGAGATGAGCAGGCCGGCGGCGGAGAGGGAGACACCCAGGTCGCCGCTGACGTCAAGCAGCAGACCCATGATGACGAACTCGGTGACGCCGATGCCGAAGGCACCGGCCGTCAGCGCATACAACGCAAGGGGCATGGGGATTTCCTCCCCGCGGGGACAAACGCGGACGCACCTGATATGGGCGCCGCGTCGGGCGGACTCCACACGCCCGGGGGCACAGCACTTGTGAGGTGAAGTCACGATGTCGCGTCTGGACGTCAACCGCTCGGGAGAGATGGAGGTGTTCGTCCGCGTCGTCCAGCTCGGGGGCTTCTCCGCCGCCGCGCGCGCGTACCGGATGACGCCTTCCGCTGTGAGCAAGCTCGTGGCCCGGCTGGAGGCGCGGCTGGGCGTGCGGCTCGTCCACCGCTCCACGCGGGCGCTCCAGCTCACGCCGGAGGGCGTCACCTTCTACGAGCGGAGCGTCCGAGTCCTCGCGGAGCTGGACGAGGCGGAGCGCGGCGCGGCCACCAGCGCCGCGCCCCAGGGCCGGCTGCGCGTCAACGCGAGCGTGCCCTTCGGGACGCAGGTCCTCCTGCCCCTCGTCCCCGAGTTCCTGGCCCGCTACCCGTCCGTGTGCCTGGACATCGTACTGACCGACACCGTCATCGATCTGATGGAGGAGCGCACGGACGTGGCCATCCGCCACGGGCCGCTGAAGAGCTCCGACCTCGTCGCGCGCAAGCTCGGCGAGCCTCGGATGCTCGTCATCGGCTCACCGGCCTATCTCAAGCGTCACGGGACGCCGAAGACGCCCAGAGACCTGGAGCGGCACAACCTCATCGGCTTCGGCTTCGCGCGCACGGTGGATGGGTGGCCCTTCGTTGACCAGGGCAGGGAGCTGACGGTGACGCCGCACGGGAACACGCTGGTGAGCAACGGCGAGGCGCTGCGGCAGCTCGTGCTCTCGGGCCTCGGGCTGGGCCGGCTCGCCACGTTCCAGGTGAAGGAAGACATCGCCGCAGGACGGCTGGTGCCGCTGCTGGAGGAGTACAACCCCGGAGATAGGGACACCGTCCACGCCGTCTTCCTCGGCGCCGGAGGACAGCTCCCTTCGCGCGTGCGAGCGTTCCTCGACTTCCTCGTCGAGAAAGTTCACCTGTGACTCCTGGCCGCCTCCATCCGCTCCAATCCCTCTCAAACTTACAGAGCTGAACAAACACCCGGCCAGGATGGATTGCAGTTTCCGCACGCAAAACCATAGCGTTCCGAACCTGGACTCTGGGGGTGGGCATGAGTCAGGCCATCGCGATTACCGGGCTGGGCATGCGCACGTCGCTTGGCGACGACGCCATCGGCTCATGCGCGGCCCTCCGTGCCGGCTTGTCCTGCGCCCAGGAGCTCCCGCAGTTCACCGTACTCAATGAGGACGGGACACCCGAGCACCCCACGGGACACCCGGTGCAAGAGGCCCAGGGATTCCGGGGGCAGGCCCGGCTGCTCGCCCTGGGCCGCTCCGCACTCAACGAGTGCATCACGCGAAGCACGCTACACACGGAGCATCGTGAGCGGCTCGGCCTGTTCCTCGCACTGCCTCCTGTCTCTGGCTCCCCGAACCCGAACCACTCCGAATCACGGAAGCCCATCCTGGCCCGGCAGCTCGCGCGACTGGCGCGACTGCCTGTCCGCGAGGAACTGCTGCGAGAATTCCACGCGGGACATGCCGGGATGGCGCTCGCCCTGGAGCAGGCGACTCGGGAGCTCATCTCCGAACGACTGGACTTCTGCATCGTCGGAGGCATCGACAGCCTGCTGGAGGCGAGCACCCTCCAGCGCCTTCACGACCAGCGCAGGCTCAAGAGCGAGGATGCACCCGATGGCCTCCAGCCTGGAGAGGCCGCCGCCTTCGTGCTGTTGGAGAGACTGAAGTACGCGCAGCGGAGGGGTACCTCCATTCAAGCGCTCCTCGGAGGAGCCGTCGCCTTACGAGATGAGGTGGACGTGTCCCGGAGGGTTCCGGGCGTCGTCCTCGGGCGTGCCGTCGCGGACTTGCTCGAGTCTTCGCAGAGGCCTGAAAGCCACTGGCTCATCTCGGACATCAATGGAGAGCCGGGCCGCGCCATGGAGTATGGACAATGCCTGACGCGGTTGTGCGC comes from Pyxidicoccus parkwaysis and encodes:
- a CDS encoding QsdR family transcriptional regulator translates to MKSSRPRAAGRKRHASPVATRLARELAGEEAPKTKATPLDAFKLAKKKWLAGERIDIGALAKELGVGRATLFRWVGSRELLIGEIIWSIQMPFMEQARAEVRARGAKGAAYVAGVSERLMEEIRSFAPLRRFIENDAEFALRVLTSKSSTVQSRNVELVRQNLVDQVERGHLTPPLPIDTLAYVIVRIGEAFVYADVISGREPAIDQAAAAILVLLGGKPR
- a CDS encoding LysR family transcriptional regulator — encoded protein: MSRLDVNRSGEMEVFVRVVQLGGFSAAARAYRMTPSAVSKLVARLEARLGVRLVHRSTRALQLTPEGVTFYERSVRVLAELDEAERGAATSAAPQGRLRVNASVPFGTQVLLPLVPEFLARYPSVCLDIVLTDTVIDLMEERTDVAIRHGPLKSSDLVARKLGEPRMLVIGSPAYLKRHGTPKTPRDLERHNLIGFGFARTVDGWPFVDQGRELTVTPHGNTLVSNGEALRQLVLSGLGLGRLATFQVKEDIAAGRLVPLLEEYNPGDRDTVHAVFLGAGGQLPSRVRAFLDFLVEKVHL
- a CDS encoding DUF1254 domain-containing protein translates to MNPQLPTHARLEFENHFPTPDTAKSIYDEQDFHRAVAAYRFFYPTVSAEGICNGNREAGIGDGKGIIALAAGPRHVILTANSDTPYAAAVVDLKVMGPVVVDLPAGPYIAVANDHNQRWIADMGIPGPDAGKGGRYLLLPPVFTGDVPSGYHVARSATYKVLVAVRALPVKGDVDGAMSALRRVKIYPLSNPSAVLPYFDFTKRALDSTPLRWEDNLEYWKRLHSVINEEPTLEEFRPMYGVLATLGVAKGKPFAPDERMRSILEAAARVALDQMRVEGFASQRADRLVWEDRQWEWIGLIPDDANFETKDYLDLQARDRWFVQAIVSSPAMFRRKVGVGSVYFLASRDRTGSYFDGGKSYALTVPQPVPAQMFWSVTAYDSRTRSQVQTSQDKAVLGSLQTKFTPESDGSVRLYFGPNAPLGKEHQWIQTAPGTGFFLYFRIYGPEAASLDGSWRLSDVT
- a CDS encoding beta-ketoacyl synthase N-terminal-like domain-containing protein — its product is MSQAIAITGLGMRTSLGDDAIGSCAALRAGLSCAQELPQFTVLNEDGTPEHPTGHPVQEAQGFRGQARLLALGRSALNECITRSTLHTEHRERLGLFLALPPVSGSPNPNHSESRKPILARQLARLARLPVREELLREFHAGHAGMALALEQATRELISERLDFCIVGGIDSLLEASTLQRLHDQRRLKSEDAPDGLQPGEAAAFVLLERLKYAQRRGTSIQALLGGAVALRDEVDVSRRVPGVVLGRAVADLLESSQRPESHWLISDINGEPGRAMEYGQCLTRLCAEHPGLRQAPLWYPATNLGDTGAASAVIAMCAAVRAFARDYAPAEAGLILSSSDGAERGAIRVTRFLPS
- a CDS encoding patatin-like phospholipase family protein, which produces MSSESTLPVSKPHGPLGPIAVSLSGGGYRAAAFHLGTLRFLHEVELLPDVVGLSTVSGGTLTGLAWVVSQIDGKPFPVFHDAWSAYLKRTNVIGEALDVLTSDREPMSHNWASLIRSAADVYAHPDLFGDRRFSEVLGANGLQLQEAIFNTTEFHTALDFRFRRSNNPAALLGNVNYKLPRPVAQHVRLADIAAASSCFPGGFEPLVFPQQFHWPRDYPLSAALGELGPGFNGGLPLMDGGIYDNQGVDSLVLAFGESQNPPTLLISDVSTQDDEMYNVPENPTRRGWLTLNGASWLGWALFLLTLVCAGVLTWCGFEEVRAGTFEPSDFFLYLIPGLLTASVAASLVWVHRRLRDVKALIQKQLDMDAWPSFLKLTVAELIQMVVLRGTSLLALTSSVFMKRVRGLVYNRVYETPAFKDRRMSNLIYSLTVNRPKLFSEHPWLQPGPHLVALAQQACQMPTTLWFTDEAQYNNLESAGQATVCFTLLRHIIDHRKGQYESPGQPLYDLFQKLRQAWQGFNQESRQPEAQRTVVAA
- a CDS encoding MFS transporter, whose protein sequence is MPLALYALTAGAFGIGVTEFVIMGLLLDVSGDLGVSLSAAGLLISGYALGVVAGAPLMTTLTGRWPRKQVLLGLMVIFILGNAACALAPTYATLMAARVLTAFAHGTFFGVGSVVATGLVAPERKASAIAVMFTGLTVANILGVPFGTWLGQSMGWRASFWAVTVVGVVALAVIAAFVPRDSEPPAASDWRADVRALLRGPVLLGLLTTVLGFAGVFTVFTYVAPLLTQVAGFSEAAVSPILLVFGVGLVAGNLIGGRLADWRLGPTILGSLLVLALVLGLMTFAVHDKLLAVLFVGLLGAAGFATVSPLQLWVLEKAEGAGQSLAASINIGAFNLGNALGAWLGGAVLDQGLGLGAVPWVAALVPLSAILVALWSLRLDARQRRVRLRTDSVEAVRHAGA
- a CDS encoding 3-hydroxyacyl-CoA dehydrogenase NAD-binding domain-containing protein, producing the protein MSSTHYAQHGNVAVIRLDNPPVNGLGHAVRTGIVDGLRQAEADAAVKAVVLIGSERAFSGGADIREFNTPKALAEPNLGTVIHYVESSSKPVIAAIGGACMGGGLELALGCHYRVAQPGAQIALPEVKLGLLPGAGGTQRLPRLIGVEAALNMIVSGATVPSEQFKGTPLFDVFVEGDLLQGALAFAKVVVDEGRPLKRVRDLTVTHPKPEAFFLYARTAVGAASKGYPAPLKCVDAVEAAVTKPFEEGLQVEREAFVHLIQTSESRALRHAFFAERAASKVAGVGEDTPVRAIQSVGIIGAGTMGSGIAINFLNAGIPVVLLEMKQEALDRGLGSIRKIYEGQVAKGKLKADKAEQRFALLKPTLSYDDFRQVDLVIEAVFEEMSVKEAVFRKLDEVCKPGAILASNTSTLDLNRIAGFTRRPQDVVGAHFFSPANVMKLLEVIRGEKTGSDVLATVMQLAKSIKKTAVVSGVCDGFIGNRMIAMYQREALLMLEEGASPQQVDSAIEAFGFAMGPLKMADLAGGDIGWAIRKRQYAERPDMRRVLIADRLCEMGRFGQKTGAGFYRYEPGRRDALHDAVVDGVIDACRKELGVTPRTLSNEEIVQRCVFALVNEGARILEEGIAQRASDIDLVYLSGYGFPINRGGPMLYADSVGLMNVVRAMEGFAANPRGHRAFWQPASLLARLAAEGKTFN